A genomic region of Luteibacter aegosomatissinici contains the following coding sequences:
- a CDS encoding c-type cytochrome: MSGTPSKSDQNFVRQFSWLTAGLSVLALVLMVLAYAIYSHIPKEQDPAVAKRTEARIAPVGAVYAGDTGRAAMLAAQEAAAKLAASQVAYGGSTDGKTIYDNLCHSCHTAGVAGAPKLGDKGAWSARIAEGTATLIKHAIEGYTGPDGNHMPPKGGNPALTDEQVTNTVKWMTDQVK, from the coding sequence GTGAGTGGTACTCCGAGCAAGTCCGACCAGAACTTCGTCCGTCAATTCTCGTGGCTTACAGCCGGCTTAAGTGTTCTCGCCCTTGTCCTGATGGTGCTCGCCTACGCCATCTACTCCCATATTCCGAAGGAGCAGGACCCCGCCGTGGCCAAGCGCACGGAGGCCCGGATCGCCCCGGTGGGCGCCGTCTACGCCGGCGATACCGGCCGCGCCGCCATGCTGGCGGCCCAGGAGGCGGCCGCGAAGCTGGCCGCGAGCCAGGTGGCCTACGGTGGCAGCACCGATGGCAAGACCATCTACGACAACCTCTGCCACAGCTGCCATACGGCCGGTGTGGCGGGGGCGCCCAAGCTGGGTGACAAGGGTGCCTGGAGTGCCCGTATCGCCGAAGGCACCGCCACCCTCATCAAGCACGCGATTGAGGGCTACACCGGCCCCGACGGCAACCACATGCCGCCCAAGGGCGGTAACCCGGCGCTGACCGATGAACAGGTCACCAACACCGTGAAGTGGATGACCGACCAGGTCAAATAA
- a CDS encoding ACP phosphodiesterase, which produces MNVLAHALLAGADAGLRLGGVMGDFVRGTPDASLPARVRDGIYLHRAIDGYTDTHPDVRAARELFPPPYRRYAGIFLDVWFDHCLARDFARYSDTPLAGFSAGLRQEMHAAGPILPDGLKRFLSYMDANDLPAGYAQVDRVAAALGGLSRRLSRANPVGESVPLLLAHDAALREIFGRFFPQLQAFAGEWVAAR; this is translated from the coding sequence GTGAACGTGCTTGCCCATGCCTTGCTGGCCGGCGCTGACGCGGGGTTGCGCCTGGGCGGCGTCATGGGCGATTTCGTCCGCGGTACACCCGACGCCTCACTGCCCGCGCGGGTGCGCGACGGGATTTACCTGCACCGGGCGATCGACGGCTATACGGATACCCATCCCGATGTAAGGGCGGCACGCGAGCTGTTCCCGCCACCGTACCGACGGTACGCGGGCATCTTCCTGGACGTGTGGTTCGACCACTGCCTGGCCCGGGACTTTGCCCGGTACAGCGATACGCCCCTTGCCGGGTTTTCCGCCGGCCTCCGACAGGAGATGCACGCGGCTGGACCGATCCTGCCCGACGGGCTGAAGCGGTTCCTTTCCTATATGGACGCCAATGACTTGCCGGCGGGCTATGCCCAGGTCGACCGCGTCGCTGCCGCGTTGGGCGGCCTGTCGCGGCGGTTGTCACGGGCCAACCCGGTGGGGGAATCGGTCCCGCTGCTGCTGGCGCACGACGCCGCGCTGCGCGAGATATTCGGGCGCTTTTTTCCGCAGCTTCAAGCGTTTGCGGGGGAGTGGGTGGCGGCTCGATAG
- a CDS encoding alpha/beta hydrolase: protein MTDLLPTAPETFPDETLSFALAGPAGKLECEAKPATEGHRHAVAVICHPLSTDGGSMHNKVVTMIERSLRESGVDTVIFNFRSVGRSEGAFDSGHGESDDLAAVVAWARKVRPGAKLWLAGFSFGSYVTLRNAVALGADGLISIAPPAAGRGWDFAPIELPACPWLVVMGDADEIVEPQAVYDWVDSLPEDKRPELVKMEETSHFFHRRLMDLRGVIKHAVKDWPPVPAPVGA from the coding sequence ATGACTGATCTTCTACCTACAGCGCCGGAGACTTTCCCGGACGAAACGCTGAGCTTCGCGCTGGCTGGCCCCGCAGGCAAGCTCGAATGCGAGGCCAAGCCCGCGACCGAAGGCCACAGGCATGCCGTGGCGGTGATATGCCACCCGCTGTCGACCGATGGCGGCAGCATGCACAACAAGGTCGTGACCATGATCGAGCGCTCGCTGCGCGAGTCTGGCGTGGATACGGTGATCTTCAACTTCCGCAGCGTAGGCCGCTCCGAAGGCGCCTTCGACAGCGGGCACGGTGAAAGCGATGATCTCGCCGCCGTGGTGGCGTGGGCTCGCAAGGTACGCCCCGGGGCAAAACTCTGGCTCGCCGGCTTCTCGTTCGGCAGCTACGTGACCTTGCGCAATGCCGTGGCGCTCGGCGCCGACGGCCTTATCAGCATCGCCCCACCCGCCGCCGGCCGTGGCTGGGATTTCGCTCCGATCGAGCTGCCCGCCTGCCCCTGGCTGGTGGTGATGGGCGACGCCGACGAGATCGTCGAACCCCAGGCCGTCTATGACTGGGTGGATAGCCTTCCGGAAGACAAGCGGCCTGAGCTGGTGAAGATGGAAGAGACCAGCCACTTCTTCCACCGCCGCCTCATGGACCTGCGCGGCGTGATCAAGCACGCGGTGAAGGACTGGCCGCCCGTCCCGGCGCCCGTCGGCGCATGA
- the zapE gene encoding cell division protein ZapE, with amino-acid sequence MSCTELTPGERYRDGITGHRWESDPAQLAVVAEFDRLHRELCKPADPQGSGLFGRLKSMLGGDASRDAVKGLYLWGSVGRGKTFLMDLFVSSLSPGLALRRHFHRFMQETHATLRELGERQNPLDEVAARIAAKHRVLCLDEFMVTDIGDAMILAGLLDGLFSRGVTLVTTSNTVPANLYKDGLQRARFLPAIAALERHCVVHEIASPRDWRLRTLSQASVYLVPPGPEAERSLAKIFTTQAQGDTEDGGTLNVNGREIPVRRRATNVIWFDFAALCEGPRAVPDYIELARSYPTVIISGVPQFNDFTENEAKRFVLLVDEFYDRHVKLALSAAAPITELYDGRRVRAEFGRTESRLIEMQSEDYLGREHNP; translated from the coding sequence ATGAGCTGCACGGAACTGACGCCCGGCGAGCGCTACCGGGATGGCATCACGGGCCACCGCTGGGAATCCGATCCCGCCCAGCTGGCGGTGGTCGCCGAGTTCGACCGGCTGCATCGTGAATTGTGCAAGCCCGCCGACCCGCAAGGCAGCGGGCTGTTTGGCCGCCTGAAGTCGATGCTTGGCGGCGATGCGTCCCGCGACGCCGTCAAAGGTCTTTACCTCTGGGGCAGCGTCGGCCGCGGCAAGACCTTCCTCATGGATCTGTTCGTATCGAGCCTGTCGCCGGGCCTCGCGCTGCGTCGGCATTTCCATCGTTTCATGCAGGAGACGCACGCCACCTTGCGCGAACTCGGTGAGCGGCAGAACCCGCTGGACGAAGTCGCGGCGCGCATCGCCGCAAAACACCGCGTGCTGTGCCTGGATGAATTCATGGTCACGGACATCGGCGATGCCATGATCCTGGCCGGACTGCTCGATGGGCTCTTCTCGCGCGGCGTCACGCTGGTCACCACCTCGAACACCGTACCGGCGAACCTTTACAAGGACGGCTTGCAGCGTGCGCGGTTCCTGCCCGCCATCGCCGCACTGGAAAGGCATTGCGTGGTGCACGAAATCGCATCGCCCCGCGACTGGCGGCTACGTACGCTTAGCCAGGCCTCGGTATACCTCGTGCCCCCGGGCCCGGAGGCCGAGCGCTCGCTTGCGAAGATCTTCACGACGCAAGCGCAGGGCGATACGGAGGATGGCGGCACACTCAACGTGAATGGCCGCGAGATTCCGGTGCGCCGGCGTGCCACGAACGTGATCTGGTTCGATTTTGCTGCGCTGTGCGAAGGCCCGCGCGCCGTGCCGGATTACATTGAGCTGGCGCGAAGCTACCCCACCGTGATCATCTCCGGCGTCCCGCAGTTCAACGATTTCACCGAAAACGAGGCCAAGCGTTTCGTCCTGCTGGTAGACGAGTTCTATGATCGCCACGTAAAGTTGGCGTTATCGGCCGCCGCGCCGATTACGGAGCTCTACGATGGCAGGCGTGTCCGCGCCGAATTCGGCCGGACCGAATCGCGTCTGATCGAGATGCAGAGCGAGGACTACCTGGGACGCGAGCACAACCCATAA
- a CDS encoding N-acetylmuramoyl-L-alanine amidase translates to MSTRRPGFQLMAAIVFAALLAGCASGPGVAPQRSPLAHWSPSPNFNARKAQLIVLHHTSIGDTEASLRVLKTRNSQGPVSAHYLVEMDGRIDQLVDEGDRAWQAGASRWAGMTDLNSSSIGIEIDNDGHSPFTQAQIDALIRLLADITTRQGIPRTAIVGHGDIAPGRKDDPSVQFPWATLASYGFGLWFDAPLTPAPPGFDSLAAMRLVGYDVSSPRDAIIAFHRHYRAMETDALDSTDAAILYSLQRKLMAPRQ, encoded by the coding sequence GTGAGCACACGCCGCCCTGGGTTCCAGCTCATGGCGGCCATCGTCTTCGCGGCGCTGCTGGCAGGCTGCGCCAGTGGTCCGGGCGTGGCGCCGCAGCGCAGCCCGCTCGCCCACTGGTCACCTTCGCCCAACTTCAACGCCCGCAAGGCGCAACTCATCGTGCTGCACCACACCTCGATCGGCGATACCGAGGCGTCGCTGCGCGTGCTGAAGACGCGAAACAGCCAGGGGCCGGTCAGTGCGCACTACCTGGTGGAAATGGATGGCCGTATCGACCAGCTCGTGGACGAGGGCGATCGTGCATGGCAGGCCGGCGCATCGCGCTGGGCCGGCATGACGGATCTCAACTCATCGTCCATCGGTATCGAGATCGACAACGATGGGCACTCACCCTTCACGCAAGCGCAGATCGATGCACTGATCCGCCTGCTCGCCGATATCACCACGCGCCAGGGCATCCCGCGCACCGCGATCGTGGGCCACGGCGATATCGCGCCGGGCCGCAAGGATGACCCCAGCGTGCAGTTCCCGTGGGCAACGCTGGCCAGCTATGGCTTCGGGCTGTGGTTCGATGCGCCACTGACACCTGCGCCGCCGGGCTTCGATAGCCTCGCGGCCATGCGCCTCGTGGGCTATGACGTATCCAGCCCGCGCGATGCCATCATCGCGTTCCACCGCCACTACCGGGCGATGGAAACCGATGCGCTCGACAGCACGGATGCCGCCAT